A window from Primulina eburnea isolate SZY01 chromosome 2, ASM2296580v1, whole genome shotgun sequence encodes these proteins:
- the LOC140823707 gene encoding LOW QUALITY PROTEIN: uncharacterized protein (The sequence of the model RefSeq protein was modified relative to this genomic sequence to represent the inferred CDS: deleted 1 base in 1 codon): MQNSKMDSERAIHKGGCHCKRVRWQVQAPKSVVAWECNCTDCSMRGNTHFIVPSQQFEIDEDSKQFLTTYTFGTHTAKHTFCRVCGITSFYIPRSNPDGVAVTFRCVDPGTLTHIEIRKFDGSNWEGSYSQTGISSCSKMDA, encoded by the exons ATGCAAAACTCTAAAATGGACTCTGAGAGGGCAATACACAAAGGCGGATGCCACTGCAAGAGAGTGAGATGGCAAGTACAAGCTCCAAAGAGTGTTGTAGCCTGGGAATGCAATTGCACAGATTGCTCGATGAGAGGGAACACTCACTTTATCGTCCCATCGCAGCAGTTTGAAATAGACGAAGATTCTAAACAGTTTTTAACAACTTATACTTTTGGCACACACACAGCGAAGCATACATTCTGCAGAGTCTGTGGCATAACTTCATTCTATATCCCAAGGTCGAACCCGGATGGTGTTGCAGTTACATTCAGATGTGTAGACCCTGGC ACACTAACTCATATCGAGATCAGGAAATTTGATGGAAGTAATTGGGAAGGATCATACAGTCAAACGGGCATTTCGTCGTGTTCGAAAATGGATGCATAA
- the LOC140824818 gene encoding transcription factor MYB53-like: protein MGRSPCCDETGLKKGPWTPEEDDKLITYIQKHGHGSWRALPKHAGLNRCGKSCRLRWTNYLRPDIKRGKFSQEEEQTILNLHAILGNKWSAIATHLPGRTDNEIKNFWNTHLRKKLIQMGFDPMTHRPRTDILSSLPSLIALANLKELIENPTWEEQAMRLQAEAVQMARLKQYLQQCLLQPSPIHSTFPNINPTVQDLETFNILSALSQLETVELPPSVATGSFHDSIPFAHLPDLQVDAALVQGPDYETVLSQGENDSPASTWNIPVSLSPSPPPEAVVPMTMRETSFTNTGDACSTSSYGGAQIWSELLDDPLFHDIV from the exons atgggTAGGTCTCCTTGTTGTGATGAGACTGGTTTGAAGAAAGGTCCTTGGACTCCTGAAGAAGACGATAAGCTCATCACTTATATCCAAAAACATGGCCATGGTAGCTGGAGAGCCCTCCCGAAACACGCCG GTCTGAATAGATGCGGAAAGAGTTGCAGGCTTCGCTGGACAAATTACTTGAGGCCCGATATCAAGAGAGGGAAGTTTAGCCAAGAAGAAGAACAAACAATTCTCAATCTTCATGCCATCCTTGGAAACAA GTGGTCTGCGATTGCAACACATTTACCAGGGAGAACAGATAACGAAATCAAAAATTTCTGGAACACGCATTTGAGAAAGAAGCTCATACAAATGGGGTTCGACCCTATGACCCATCGCCCCCGGACCGACATCCTTTCGAGCCTGCCTTCGCTCATAGCCTTGGCTAATCTCAAAGAACTGATTGAAAACCCTACATGGGAAGAACAAGCCATGCGGCTCCAAGCCGAAGCCGTTCAGATGGCTCGGCTCAAGCAATACTTGCAACAATGCCTCCTTCAGCCGTCACCAATCCACAGTACTTTTCCAAACATTAATCCCACTGTTCAGGATCTTGAAACTTTCAATATTCTCTCTGCTTTAAGCCAGCTAGAAACTGTGGAGCTGCCACCATCTGTGGCCACCGGAAGTTTTCACGACTCGATACCCTTCGCCCATTTGCCGGATTTGCAAGTAGACGCCGCCTTGGTTCAAGGTCCTGATTATGAGACGGTTCTGAGTCAAGGTGAGAATGACTCTCCGGCATCCACATGGAATATTCCGGTGAGTCTTTCACCATCTCCGCCACCTGAAGCTGTCGTACCGATGACGATGAGGGAAACTTCGTTTACCAATACTGGGGATGCTTGCAGCACATCTAGCTATGGAGGAGCTCAAATTTGGTCTGAACTCCTTGACGACCCGCTGTTTCATGATATTGTTTAG
- the LOC140823705 gene encoding LOW QUALITY PROTEIN: PHD finger protein MALE MEIOCYTE DEATH 1-like (The sequence of the model RefSeq protein was modified relative to this genomic sequence to represent the inferred CDS: deleted 1 base in 1 codon): MEPTFLGLHTNRKNPRKFYGFHTFAEPGCPVSLSGAFRDNIRHFLRESAALEDYDVEGMPVWCTFLVYESKGVVLPLFTVEENVKHSNRPFCDYCHCAGWSNHFVSKRKYHFIIPVDDEWNKSLDEGAFDLQSHFLHGLIHCNGFGHLLCINGIEGGSKIICGRELMDLWDRICTSLHARKISVEDASKKHMMDLRLLYGVAYGHSWFGRWGYQLCHGSFGVKWHNYEKAINILSSLELDQVIDDLSFTNGFTYIKQIIHQYRNLSEASLVTVRDLFRFILTLKMKTPAENRTTISAAISQCSRKNSRFFAPVKVCSWKISTGTPIKNCPFAKEKSFKCRKFSNLAANMASRWPVRRLEHAAGVIVDALKEKREESKGCHNGMTRQEVRDAARMHVGDTGLIDHVLKAMHNVIVGKYVIQRAVNRSTKVLEYSIQDLNSVKFGACPATVSKTFHTFGIVPGKNVYEDLYLFYTYLFRDYPKSESVQLAVQAILCSKLFVKEWHFRDEEDDLLRFVCRLTISSLDLNTELFPNFPLQEFIIVPPYSTIGDLKLSLQNALRDTYFVTERLVVTDVVELEGMEDDEVLFGIIESGSELSVRGFGLDNESDLRYEGGAENWTVRCKCGAEDDDGERMVSCDICEIWQHTRCNGVEDTDTVPRLFVCDVCCSNLAPVQTACGLGFELDQSYKVPMVLPHMPELNMGSLYCK, translated from the exons ATGGAGCCTACATTTCTTGGTCTTCACACGAACAGAAAGAATCCCAGAAAGTTTTATGGCTTTCACACGTTCGCGGAACCGGGCTGCCCCGTTTCTCTGAGCGGTGCCTTTCGCGATAACATCCGCCATTTTCTTCGAGAATCTGCGGCGCTCGAGGATTACGATGTGGAGGGAATGCCCGTTTGGTGTACTTTTTTGGTGTACGAGAGCAAGGGCGTTGTACTTCCTCTGTTTACAGTTGAAGAAAATGTGAAGCATTCTAATAGGCCCTTCTGTGATTACTGCCACTGCGCTG GGTGGAGCAACCATTTCGTGTCAAAAAGAAAGTATCATTTTATAATTCCAGTTGATGATGAGTGGAATAAGTCTCTTGATGAGGGTGCTTTTGATCTTCAATCTCACTTCTTGCATGGTTTGATTCACTGCAATGGATTTGGGCATTTACTCTGCATAAATGGGATTGAAGGGGGTTCTAAGATCATCTGTGGTAGAGAACTCATGGATCTCTGGGACCGTATCTGCACCAGCTTACATGCTCG GAAAATCTCGGTGGAGGATGCTTCCAAGAAGCATATGATGGATCTCCGTCTGCTTTATGGAGTTGCTTATGGACATTCCTGGTTTGGTAGATGGGGATACCAATTGTGTCATGGAAGCTTTGGCGTGAAGTGGCATAACTATGAAAAGGCTATAAATATTCTCAGCTCCTTAGAGCTGGATCAAGTAATCGATGATCTCAGTTTCACAAATGGATTCACG TATATTAAACAGATTATCCACCAGTACAGAAATCTTAGTGAGGCCAGTTTGGTTACAGTTCGAGATCTCTTCAGATTCATTCTTACTTTGAAGATGAAAACTCCTGCCGAAAATCGTACAACCATTTCTGCAGCAATTTCACAATGTTCTCGGAAAAACTCGCGTTTTTTTGCACCTGTCAAGGTTTGTTCCTGGAAAATTTCCACTGGAACTCCTATTAAGAACTGTCCATTTGCCAAAGAAAAATCCTTCAAATGCAGAAAATTTTCCAATCTTGCTGCTAATATGGCTAGTAGATGGCCGGTTAGGAGACTCGAGCATGCTGCAGGTGTCATTGTTGATGCCTTGAAAGAAAAGAGAGAAGAGAGCAAAGGCTGCCATAATGGGATGACCAGACAAGAGGTTCGTGATGCAGCCCGTATGCATGTTGGTGATACAGGGTTGATAGATCATGTGCTGAAAGCCATGCACAATGTCATTGTTGGAAAGTACGTTATTCAACGAGCTGTGAACCGATCCACTAAAGTGCTGGAATATAGCATTCAAGATCTCAACAGTGTCAAATTTGGGGCCTGTCCGGCAACAGTTTCAAAGACATTTCATACATTTGGTATTGTTCCTGGAAAAAACGTTTATGAAGATCTGTACCTTTTCTATACCTATTTGTTCAGGGACTATCCGAAGTCTGAATCTGTTCAACTTGCTGTTCAAGCCATTCTCTGCAGTAAACTTTTTGTGAAGGAGTGGCATTTTAGAGATGAAGAGGACGACTTGTTAAGGTTTGTCTGTAGATTAACGATAAGTTCACTTGACTTAAATACcgaactttttccaaattttcctcTCCAGGAATTCATTATAGTTCCACCCTACTCTACCATTGGTGATTTAAAACTGTCACTGCAGAATGCGTTGAGGGACACTTACTTTGTCACTGAAAGACTAGTGGTGACTGATGTCGTGGAGTTGGAGGGAATGGAGGATGATGAGGTTCTTTTTGGGATTATTGAGTCGGGTAGTGAGCTTTCGGTGAGGGGTTTTGGGTTGGACAATGAATCTGATTTGAGATACGAAGGGGGAGCCGAGAACTGGACAGTAAGATGCAAGTGTGGAGCTGAAGATGATGATGGAGAAAGAATGGTGTCGTGCGACATATGTGAGATATGGCAACATACCCGTTGCAATGGTGTTGAAGACACAGATACCGTGCCAAGAttgtttgtatgtgatgttTGTTGCAGTAACCTTGCTCCGGTACAGACAGCGTGTGGGCTTGGGTTCGAGTTGGATCAATCGTACAAGGTTCCAATGGTGCTTCCCCATATGCCTGAGCTTAACATGGGGTCACTGTATTGTAAATAG
- the LOC140824817 gene encoding nudix hydrolase 18, mitochondrial-like isoform X1, with protein sequence MELNEAGLVSRTGRNKQRYNFHGHRQVVGCIPYRYKGINGKSQVDEEDIEVLVITSQRKGKGMLFPKGGWETDELIESAALRETVEEAGVVGDVECTLGKWNIKNKNNSSECHMFPLLVKEQLEFWPEKDARQRSWISVREARKVCQYWWMTEALEILVNRLRVQVKEDITDVGSFNQGGVKSKSNL encoded by the exons ATGGAATTGAACGAAGCTGGTCTTGTTTCTCGTACTGGAAGAAATAAGCAGCGTTATAATTTTCATGGCCATCGCCAAGTTGTCGG ATGTATTCCTTACAGATACAAAGGCATCAATGGGAAATCTCAGGTGGACGAGGAAGATATTGAAGTTCTCGTTATTACATCACAGAGAAAGGGTAAAGGGATGCTGTTTCCAAAG GGAGGTTGGGAGACGGACGAGTTGATTGAGAGCGCTGCACTGCGTGAAACGGTGGAGGAAGCCGGAGTAGTGGGTGATGTTGAG TGTACATTGGGTAAATGGAATATCAAGAACAAGAACAACAGCTCCGAGTGTCACATGTTCCCATTACTTGTGAAAGAGCAACTCGAATTTTGGCCCGAGAAAGATGCACGTCAAAGATCATGG ATTAGTGTACGAGAAGCCAGAAAAGTTTGTCAATATTGGTGGATGACTGAAGCTTTGGAAATACTAGTGAATCGCCTCAGAGTGCAAGTTAAAGAGGATATAACTGACGTCGGTTCATTTAACCAGGGTGGTGTGAAATCTAAGTCTAACTTGTAG
- the LOC140824817 gene encoding nudix hydrolase 21, chloroplastic-like isoform X2: MELNEAGLVSRTGRNKQRYNFHGHRQVVGYKGINGKSQVDEEDIEVLVITSQRKGKGMLFPKGGWETDELIESAALRETVEEAGVVGDVECTLGKWNIKNKNNSSECHMFPLLVKEQLEFWPEKDARQRSWISVREARKVCQYWWMTEALEILVNRLRVQVKEDITDVGSFNQGGVKSKSNL, encoded by the exons ATGGAATTGAACGAAGCTGGTCTTGTTTCTCGTACTGGAAGAAATAAGCAGCGTTATAATTTTCATGGCCATCGCCAAGTTGTCGG ATACAAAGGCATCAATGGGAAATCTCAGGTGGACGAGGAAGATATTGAAGTTCTCGTTATTACATCACAGAGAAAGGGTAAAGGGATGCTGTTTCCAAAG GGAGGTTGGGAGACGGACGAGTTGATTGAGAGCGCTGCACTGCGTGAAACGGTGGAGGAAGCCGGAGTAGTGGGTGATGTTGAG TGTACATTGGGTAAATGGAATATCAAGAACAAGAACAACAGCTCCGAGTGTCACATGTTCCCATTACTTGTGAAAGAGCAACTCGAATTTTGGCCCGAGAAAGATGCACGTCAAAGATCATGG ATTAGTGTACGAGAAGCCAGAAAAGTTTGTCAATATTGGTGGATGACTGAAGCTTTGGAAATACTAGTGAATCGCCTCAGAGTGCAAGTTAAAGAGGATATAACTGACGTCGGTTCATTTAACCAGGGTGGTGTGAAATCTAAGTCTAACTTGTAG